A genomic segment from Lignipirellula cremea encodes:
- a CDS encoding outer membrane protein assembly factor BamB family protein, whose product MIKQLRNCGLYLATWFACTAFAAWGNTPLASAQTNELRSAFPQAPRELRQAITRAQAAIDDDRYSDACAELGSLLVSAEAEDFFIGRFDESGTQSSLKAEAQNILGQMPSKGRDAYELLFGASARKLLTEAINEGSPSKLTDVTRMYFHTNAGYEGAMLLARYEWGRGRPLAAAMHLRRLLQATDSSKFEPQLSVMLAASWQAAGNPINAKRALLDLKERYPKAVVQMGGKAYPIFTDSELALTWLQEATGVENTTDVAAANQWLMHRGDASRNARSTGGMPVPSPRWRQRVTWHPTDEEQVKKLAKQYRDAGTPAIPALEPLAVNDLILMRSPKNLRAVSFATGKLLWEYPWPKPEQDDQERSVSSAGEEPVREQELNQRVFEDSPYGQVTSDGKRVFLLNEMGFATPNGFNGNPIIINRGALTRNPNHSRDTNQLVALELKTQGKLLWMVGGDTNDDEPRLENHFFLGPPLPLLGRLYVMAEVNQEIRLVVLEAATGELLWSQQLASAEPFPIQNDVRRRLAGATPSFADGVLICPTSAGAIVAVDLSTRALLWGYRYTQAQAITNRGFGPIMNTGQPQSGWIDSSVTISDGKVLVTPVESNELFCLDLLTGKEIWDAPVQRGENLYVACVHDQKVVLVGKNEMQAYDLATGKSAWTKNVSLEGMPSGRGFYADHFYVLPTTSNKLHKIDLNDAKIVETLDTEDTLGNLVCYSDEVISQAGEFLQSLPQVEPLKAEVSRRLEKNANDPWALARRGELSLAAGDTTAALEDLRRVFAQGGDDASRELLVKTLLSLVKKDYFAHRELVAELEQLLDNPQESIDLRRWQAVGLQAQGETMPAFNLLLSIAETVSRQTRQGQFQAVSQLVDDEDEVIVPLNRWIQGRLSELYSQAPAAQQQTMDRLIEERWQAARTMHSLSEMERFLEFFSFHPQAAPARLALAEQYVQTGNVLQAETSLLAWNLAQKTQVVGQPLAKSQESAAMALRLRPLDPFAEAVATAGQWRSGPVEVETERPEVPAVSAFQKVFPLSLEQIDGDLPPGVSVAFHRDSNEIAVHDGGGREWGRYPLRGETDMMTTSMELCHARFFGHLLVMSLGSDIVGINTWSASPKEAMLWRIRLAPAAAIEGSFYNSSGFQLRTTEVQSPWGESHFLLTDRTNRLAGVTGPLTARGFCYMAGSELVCADLFTGKRIWSRSGFGGSTCLFGDQEILFVENTDSNELLTVSMIDGRVIQKCTLAKDETRWASKGRVLLAWSENGAGLRLRSYNALTGVDVWSVECQHGSKGWVINQEEVAVLEPNGNFFLRRLADAQPLVSAQLEAERTDEAPLSTLQVLRSSSQYLVAVTREKPHRKGEGNVQAAPGGFHTPLVHGRLYAFSRQGERLWQTPAFISRYGMPLDQPSESPVLVFIRHYLPEDRSRPRTQLLCIDRRDGGIVYENTGIAALTSNYRLVGDASANQVSLLLPTFNIKLKFTDDPAPPAPTAQTGEAASDYVFVDKSLGGTLMRALGDGPPIAIPDPFHGNDNPFDGGALPADPFR is encoded by the coding sequence ATGATAAAGCAGCTGCGGAATTGCGGCCTGTACCTGGCGACATGGTTCGCTTGCACGGCCTTCGCGGCCTGGGGTAACACACCCCTGGCTTCCGCTCAAACCAATGAGCTCCGCTCCGCTTTTCCCCAGGCGCCGCGGGAATTGCGGCAAGCGATCACTCGCGCCCAGGCTGCCATTGATGACGACCGGTACAGCGACGCCTGCGCCGAACTGGGATCGCTGCTGGTCAGTGCGGAGGCCGAAGACTTTTTTATCGGTCGGTTTGACGAATCGGGAACGCAGTCCAGTCTCAAGGCGGAAGCCCAGAACATTCTGGGACAAATGCCGAGCAAAGGACGCGATGCCTATGAGCTTCTATTTGGCGCCTCGGCCCGCAAGCTTCTCACGGAAGCGATCAACGAAGGATCGCCGTCGAAACTGACCGACGTGACGCGGATGTACTTCCACACCAACGCCGGCTACGAAGGCGCCATGCTGCTGGCCCGCTACGAGTGGGGCCGCGGTCGACCGCTGGCAGCCGCCATGCACCTGCGTCGTTTGCTCCAGGCGACCGACAGTTCCAAATTTGAACCGCAGCTTTCCGTGATGCTGGCCGCCAGCTGGCAGGCCGCGGGCAATCCCATCAACGCCAAACGGGCTTTGCTCGATCTCAAAGAACGGTATCCCAAGGCGGTCGTGCAGATGGGCGGCAAAGCCTATCCCATTTTTACTGATTCCGAGCTGGCCCTGACCTGGCTGCAGGAAGCGACCGGGGTGGAAAACACCACCGACGTCGCCGCCGCCAACCAGTGGCTGATGCATCGCGGCGACGCCAGTCGTAACGCCCGCAGCACCGGCGGCATGCCGGTGCCGTCCCCGCGCTGGCGGCAACGGGTAACCTGGCATCCCACCGATGAAGAGCAGGTAAAAAAACTGGCCAAGCAGTATCGCGACGCCGGTACGCCCGCCATTCCCGCGCTAGAACCGCTCGCCGTTAACGACCTGATTTTGATGCGCTCGCCCAAAAACCTGCGGGCCGTGAGTTTCGCCACTGGCAAGCTCTTGTGGGAATATCCCTGGCCCAAGCCTGAACAGGACGACCAGGAAAGGAGCGTCAGCTCCGCCGGTGAAGAACCTGTCCGCGAGCAGGAACTCAATCAGCGCGTCTTTGAGGATTCCCCTTACGGCCAGGTGACCAGCGATGGCAAACGTGTCTTCCTGCTGAATGAGATGGGCTTCGCCACGCCTAATGGTTTCAACGGCAATCCGATCATCATCAATCGCGGCGCCCTGACCAGAAATCCCAACCACTCTCGCGACACGAATCAGCTGGTCGCGCTGGAGCTGAAAACCCAGGGCAAGCTGTTGTGGATGGTTGGCGGCGACACCAACGACGACGAACCTCGCCTGGAAAACCACTTTTTCCTGGGCCCGCCGTTGCCGTTGCTGGGTCGACTTTATGTGATGGCCGAAGTCAACCAGGAGATTCGTCTGGTGGTGCTGGAAGCCGCCACCGGAGAGCTTCTCTGGTCGCAACAGTTGGCCAGTGCGGAACCGTTCCCCATCCAGAACGACGTGCGACGTCGACTGGCCGGGGCGACGCCTTCCTTTGCCGACGGCGTGCTGATTTGTCCGACTTCGGCGGGGGCGATCGTGGCGGTGGATCTTTCGACCCGGGCCTTGCTGTGGGGATATCGTTACACCCAAGCGCAAGCCATCACTAACCGCGGTTTTGGACCGATCATGAACACGGGCCAGCCGCAGTCCGGCTGGATCGATAGCAGCGTTACGATTTCCGACGGGAAAGTGCTGGTGACGCCCGTCGAGTCGAACGAGCTGTTCTGCCTGGACCTGCTCACCGGCAAGGAAATCTGGGACGCGCCGGTGCAACGGGGGGAAAACCTGTACGTCGCCTGTGTCCACGACCAGAAGGTCGTCCTGGTCGGCAAGAACGAAATGCAGGCTTACGATCTCGCCACGGGCAAGTCGGCCTGGACAAAAAATGTTTCTCTAGAGGGCATGCCCAGCGGCCGCGGTTTTTACGCCGACCACTTCTATGTGCTGCCCACCACCAGTAACAAACTGCACAAAATTGATCTGAACGACGCCAAAATTGTCGAGACCCTCGACACCGAAGACACCCTCGGAAACCTGGTTTGCTATAGCGACGAAGTCATTTCTCAGGCGGGCGAATTCCTGCAGTCCTTGCCGCAGGTGGAACCGCTCAAGGCGGAAGTCTCCCGGCGTCTGGAGAAAAACGCCAATGATCCCTGGGCCCTGGCCCGACGCGGAGAGCTCTCTCTGGCTGCCGGGGATACGACGGCTGCTCTGGAGGACCTGCGTCGTGTCTTCGCGCAAGGCGGCGACGACGCCAGCCGCGAATTGCTGGTCAAGACACTGCTGTCGCTAGTGAAAAAAGATTACTTCGCCCATCGAGAACTCGTGGCCGAACTGGAACAACTGCTGGACAATCCCCAGGAAAGCATCGATCTGAGGCGCTGGCAGGCCGTCGGGCTGCAGGCTCAGGGCGAGACAATGCCGGCGTTTAACCTGCTGCTCTCCATTGCCGAAACCGTTTCCCGGCAGACACGCCAGGGACAGTTTCAGGCCGTGAGCCAGCTGGTCGACGACGAGGATGAAGTGATTGTCCCCCTGAATCGCTGGATTCAAGGGCGTTTGTCGGAGCTGTACTCGCAAGCCCCCGCCGCCCAACAGCAGACGATGGATCGCCTGATTGAAGAACGCTGGCAGGCGGCCCGCACCATGCATTCCCTCAGCGAGATGGAACGTTTCCTGGAGTTCTTCAGCTTTCACCCGCAAGCGGCCCCCGCCCGGTTAGCCCTGGCGGAACAGTATGTCCAGACCGGTAATGTGCTGCAGGCGGAGACCAGCCTGCTGGCCTGGAATCTTGCCCAGAAGACGCAGGTGGTCGGGCAGCCGTTAGCGAAATCCCAGGAATCGGCGGCGATGGCCCTGCGACTGCGGCCGCTGGATCCCTTCGCTGAAGCAGTAGCGACCGCTGGTCAGTGGCGCAGCGGACCCGTCGAGGTGGAAACCGAACGCCCGGAAGTCCCTGCCGTTTCGGCTTTCCAGAAGGTTTTCCCCCTGAGTCTGGAGCAAATCGACGGCGACCTGCCGCCGGGGGTTTCGGTGGCGTTCCATCGCGATTCGAATGAGATCGCCGTCCACGACGGCGGCGGCCGCGAGTGGGGCCGCTACCCGCTTCGCGGGGAAACCGACATGATGACAACGAGCATGGAACTGTGCCATGCCCGCTTTTTTGGCCATCTGCTGGTAATGTCGCTGGGATCCGACATTGTCGGCATCAATACCTGGTCCGCCAGCCCCAAGGAAGCCATGTTATGGCGTATCAGGCTGGCTCCCGCGGCGGCTATTGAAGGATCGTTCTACAACTCCAGCGGCTTTCAACTTCGCACAACTGAAGTTCAAAGCCCCTGGGGGGAATCGCACTTTCTTTTGACGGACCGCACCAATCGTTTGGCGGGCGTTACCGGCCCGCTTACGGCGCGTGGCTTCTGTTACATGGCCGGTTCCGAACTGGTGTGCGCGGACCTTTTTACGGGCAAAAGAATCTGGTCGCGCAGCGGCTTCGGCGGCAGCACCTGCCTGTTTGGCGACCAGGAGATTCTGTTCGTCGAGAATACCGACAGCAATGAGTTGCTGACTGTCAGCATGATCGACGGCCGGGTGATCCAGAAATGCACGCTGGCAAAAGACGAAACCCGCTGGGCTTCCAAAGGTCGGGTGTTGCTGGCCTGGAGCGAGAACGGCGCCGGCTTGCGGCTCCGCTCGTACAACGCTCTGACCGGCGTCGATGTGTGGAGTGTGGAGTGCCAGCATGGCTCCAAAGGCTGGGTTATTAACCAGGAAGAGGTCGCCGTGCTCGAACCGAACGGAAACTTTTTCCTGCGTCGACTTGCGGACGCCCAGCCGCTGGTCAGCGCTCAGCTGGAAGCGGAACGGACCGACGAGGCTCCGTTATCCACCCTGCAGGTGTTACGGTCTTCGTCGCAGTATCTGGTCGCGGTCACGCGCGAGAAGCCGCATCGCAAAGGGGAAGGGAACGTCCAGGCGGCGCCAGGCGGTTTCCATACGCCTTTGGTGCACGGACGCTTGTACGCATTCAGTCGACAGGGGGAACGCCTGTGGCAAACGCCGGCGTTTATCTCGCGGTATGGCATGCCTTTGGATCAGCCGTCGGAAAGCCCCGTGCTGGTGTTCATCAGGCACTACTTGCCGGAAGATCGCTCTCGCCCGCGGACCCAGCTGCTTTGCATAGACCGTCGCGATGGCGGCATTGTTTACGAAAACACGGGCATCGCCGCGCTAACCAGCAACTACCGTCTGGTGGGCGACGCCTCGGCGAACCAGGTCTCCCTGCTGCTGCCGACCTTCAATATCAAACTGAAGTTCACCGACGATCCGGCGCCGCCGGCTCCCACCGCCCAGACCGGGGAAGCGGCCAGCGACTATGTGTTTGTGGACAAATCTCTTGGCGGAACGCTCATGCGGGCCCTCGGCGATGGGCCCCCGATTGCGATTCCCGACCCGTTCCACGGCAATGACAATCCGTTCGACGGCGGTGCGCTCCCCGCGGACCCGTTCCGTTAA